In Candidatus Neomarinimicrobiota bacterium, one DNA window encodes the following:
- a CDS encoding phage tail family protein, which yields MAFSDSIKWNGKSIRDLFAEITEVRGRGKPALKTSDVDLPGRHGRITFKQTYKPRVIEIEGTIEGSSHASLMSNIENVKSLFAMEDETLPPGEESIADGMKYGRLEFGDESGRHYRAVFDGIFEFPELSHRWMSNDMKLFRARFRCDDPFSYGNTISEVTMSAKANEFKKINTGTMRSKPVIELKGAVTNPMIVEGDKTAVVHFDYNDNLSDVTLSTVSGNFTNKFGYRSVKSLTTRQSKAIQLTGSDSLYYDRGSIVNGLNYTNFNPYQGTIMFWLKPYFDGDDNKNHSIFHEAGNSSNDIFIEKTGGNTLRVSLMAGGTNRTATINVTSSNFAAGTWYFLVVRWDTKNSFDGTNYLGIRLDSADSESSSALGVPTAVDETLSIGQVSTNIATDIFDGLIHWQIYERALTDSEVTDLYNSGAGVEPFVTPDTKLLSAGELSSGDPVSVQYPWVDNEFADGNQENDPSIEWTFGGSGGTGANTAVTNNTSTVKYDLQSAKLTWVSAAADALMYSTTVELVFPHGYFYRLWVYFETLHASDEMELIATTAGLVFTRRLDTGTDDLGVAFATGKWLYYEGTFKTAGSAGLEFRFKKINANGDATLYVDQMDCHEVETINPSFEGTYSSGVAPNWTKAGTGTLTEENADTHSGIAAQKLVGTSGLQFRQNFSGVLVDNAWYLFSCWVKRTAGSAGLSAQFTDFSGGDITFFTGFGASEWTKITALFQYDALLTFFYFGIGNGDTWLIDDTSIIELDKVTANVAS from the coding sequence ATGGCATTCAGTGATTCGATCAAGTGGAACGGCAAATCGATTCGCGATCTGTTCGCGGAGATAACCGAAGTGAGAGGGCGGGGCAAGCCTGCGTTGAAGACTTCCGATGTCGATCTTCCCGGAAGGCATGGCCGGATCACCTTCAAGCAGACGTATAAGCCGAGGGTGATAGAGATAGAGGGGACTATCGAAGGGAGTTCACACGCCTCTCTGATGAGCAATATAGAAAACGTGAAATCTCTCTTTGCAATGGAAGACGAGACTCTTCCACCGGGCGAAGAGTCGATCGCCGACGGGATGAAGTACGGCAGATTGGAATTCGGCGACGAATCCGGCAGGCACTATCGTGCGGTCTTTGACGGCATATTCGAATTTCCGGAACTGTCTCACAGGTGGATGAGCAACGACATGAAGCTTTTCAGGGCGCGGTTCAGGTGCGACGACCCGTTCTCATACGGCAACACGATATCTGAGGTTACGATGTCAGCTAAAGCAAATGAATTTAAGAAAATCAACACCGGCACGATGCGAAGTAAACCTGTTATCGAGCTCAAAGGAGCAGTTACGAATCCGATGATAGTTGAGGGCGATAAAACCGCAGTAGTTCATTTTGATTATAACGACAACCTCAGCGACGTCACGCTTTCGACGGTTTCAGGGAATTTCACCAACAAGTTCGGTTACAGGAGCGTTAAGTCACTCACTACCCGGCAATCAAAAGCCATTCAGTTAACGGGTTCAGACAGTCTCTATTACGACCGCGGGAGCATAGTGAACGGATTGAACTATACGAATTTCAATCCGTATCAGGGTACAATTATGTTTTGGCTCAAGCCTTATTTTGATGGCGATGACAACAAGAATCATTCAATATTCCATGAAGCCGGCAATTCAAGCAACGATATTTTTATTGAGAAAACTGGTGGCAATACTTTGCGTGTATCGCTTATGGCGGGTGGTACAAATCGCACCGCAACAATAAACGTTACATCGTCGAACTTTGCTGCCGGAACCTGGTATTTTCTTGTCGTTAGATGGGATACCAAAAACAGTTTTGACGGTACTAACTATCTCGGCATACGATTAGATTCAGCTGATTCGGAAAGCAGTTCTGCTCTCGGAGTTCCTACGGCTGTTGATGAAACATTATCAATCGGACAGGTTTCCACTAATATTGCTACTGATATTTTTGATGGTTTGATACACTGGCAAATCTATGAGCGAGCCTTGACGGATAGCGAAGTAACCGATCTATACAATTCGGGTGCGGGAGTCGAGCCTTTCGTTACGCCTGACACTAAACTGCTCTCTGCTGGCGAACTGTCAAGCGGCGACCCCGTAAGCGTCCAATATCCTTGGGTTGATAATGAATTTGCAGATGGCAACCAAGAAAATGACCCTTCTATTGAATGGACTTTTGGTGGTTCGGGAGGTACGGGCGCAAATACAGCGGTAACTAATAATACAAGCACCGTTAAATATGACCTCCAATCGGCAAAACTGACTTGGGTTTCGGCGGCGGCAGATGCGCTCATGTATAGTACAACAGTTGAACTTGTGTTTCCACACGGCTATTTTTATCGGCTTTGGGTTTACTTTGAAACGCTCCATGCTTCTGATGAAATGGAGTTAATTGCAACAACGGCTGGTTTAGTCTTTACCCGAAGGCTCGATACGGGTACTGACGATTTGGGAGTTGCTTTCGCAACAGGCAAATGGCTCTATTATGAAGGAACTTTTAAGACTGCGGGTTCTGCGGGTTTGGAGTTTAGATTTAAAAAGATAAATGCAAACGGCGATGCTACCCTTTATGTTGACCAGATGGATTGCCACGAGGTTGAAACTATTAACCCATCTTTCGAGGGAACTTATTCAAGTGGGGTTGCTCCTAATTGGACAAAAGCAGGCACGGGAACATTAACAGAGGAAAACGCAGACACTCACAGCGGAATTGCGGCACAGAAACTTGTAGGGACTTCTGGACTTCAATTTAGACAGAATTTTTCGGGAGTATTAGTTGATAACGCATGGTATTTGTTTTCCTGTTGGGTAAAAAGGACTGCTGGTTCTGCTGGTCTATCTGCTCAATTCACTGATTTTTCCGGAGGTGATATAACGTTTTTTACAGGGTTTGGTGCTTCTGAATGGACTAAAATAACGGCTCTTTTTCAATATGACGCACTATTAACATTTTTCTATTTTGGTATAGGCAATGGCGATACTTGGCTTATAGATGATACTTCAATAATCGAACTCGATAAGGTAACAGCAAACGTCGCTTCAC